Proteins from a genomic interval of Acetobacterium woodii DSM 1030:
- a CDS encoding TetR/AcrR family transcriptional regulator, translating to MIENIKHTILVKAIELFKKNGFDNVTINEICESCNITKRTFYYHYDSKKTLLLDYFSLVDEDIETSLKDIDNEITWLDKCWKIKQIHIKGIANLNTDILKNLIKIDMEQQNYMFNFRLNDFDPNLKRLRQMVIEYTYKAQETGELDADTSAEDLSYCFASAFLGLAVNWSSTGGNYDLVEAAKKYFDLIYKKTSRSK from the coding sequence ATGATAGAAAATATAAAACATACAATTTTGGTTAAAGCGATTGAGCTTTTTAAGAAAAATGGATTTGATAATGTAACGATTAACGAAATATGTGAGAGCTGCAATATTACAAAGAGGACATTTTATTATCATTATGATTCGAAGAAAACACTGCTTTTAGATTATTTTTCTTTAGTTGATGAAGATATAGAAACTAGTTTAAAGGATATCGATAATGAAATAACATGGCTTGATAAATGCTGGAAAATTAAACAAATTCATATAAAAGGCATTGCAAATTTGAATACGGATATATTAAAAAATTTAATTAAAATTGATATGGAACAACAAAATTATATGTTCAACTTTAGGTTAAATGATTTTGATCCGAATTTGAAAAGATTACGACAAATGGTTATTGAATATACCTATAAAGCTCAAGAAACAGGGGAACTTGATGCCGATACTTCAGCTGAAGATTTATCATATTGTTTTGCATCGGCATTTTTAGGATTAGCTGTAAACTGGAGTTCAACAGGAGGAAACTATGACCTGGTAGAAGCGGCAAAGAAATATTTTGATTTAATATATAAAAAAACTTCAAGATCTAAATGA
- a CDS encoding oxidoreductase: protein MKSKTDALFQPMSIGTMRVKNRIAMAPMGLHSKNPDGSFNQDAVDLYVARAKGGVGLIVTTGIACQNKLDSMRATLATAGDSYVTASKKLTDEVHKYGAKIVLQIANGAGRNRKNGFFLDNDPISSSENPNVWHPEMMHRALTTAEVQFLIQSYANGAYVAKQAGFDGVEVHALHEGYLMDQFSMECTNRRTDQYGGSLENRLRYATETVQAIKEKCGKDFPVLIRYSVKSYMKGFGLDKGALPGEKFEEFGRDLEESAKIAKILQDAGYDALDADNGTYESWYFAHPPVYMPKACNLADAQYIKQFVDIPVICAGKMDDPEIGSEAVASGSIDAISVGRALLADPEWPNKVQTENFDDIRPCIGCHAGCLERFFAGKNTSCAINPQVGMEKKYEIKPADVKKNIMVIGGGISGMEAARISALRGHKVDLYERTNSLGGVFIPASSMSFKEEDKKLIQWYVKQLKDTGVTIHMNTEVNENIIKAAKPNSIFVATGSTARKLNINSASSEKVITAVEALLETKPIGDKVVVIGGGLTGVEIGYSLTKDKGKHVEILEMLPDILQVQDLNAANKTMLQNLVLSHNIGVHTNAKVTAITSKGVQFEENGATVELDADTIITSIGYISDKSLYEAIHDCGAEVYLIGDASKVSNLMGAIWDAYEIAMAI, encoded by the coding sequence ATGAAAAGTAAAACGGATGCATTATTTCAGCCTATGAGTATAGGTACAATGAGGGTAAAAAACAGAATCGCAATGGCTCCAATGGGTTTACATTCAAAAAATCCTGATGGAAGTTTTAATCAAGATGCTGTTGATTTATACGTTGCTCGCGCTAAGGGGGGCGTCGGATTAATTGTAACAACCGGTATCGCATGCCAGAATAAACTCGACTCAATGCGCGCTACCTTGGCAACTGCAGGTGATTCTTATGTCACCGCTTCCAAAAAGCTTACCGATGAAGTACACAAGTATGGTGCTAAAATTGTGCTCCAAATCGCAAATGGTGCTGGCAGAAATCGAAAAAATGGTTTCTTTTTAGACAATGACCCTATTTCTTCTTCGGAAAATCCAAATGTTTGGCATCCTGAAATGATGCATCGTGCATTAACAACAGCAGAAGTCCAATTTCTTATCCAATCTTATGCTAATGGTGCTTATGTTGCAAAACAGGCCGGCTTTGATGGGGTAGAAGTTCATGCGCTTCATGAAGGATACCTAATGGATCAATTTTCTATGGAATGTACTAATCGTCGTACCGATCAATATGGCGGAAGCTTAGAAAACAGACTTCGTTATGCTACCGAAACAGTACAAGCAATAAAAGAAAAATGCGGAAAAGATTTTCCTGTTTTGATAAGATATAGTGTTAAAAGCTATATGAAAGGATTTGGTCTTGATAAAGGTGCCCTTCCGGGAGAAAAATTTGAAGAATTTGGCCGTGATTTAGAAGAAAGTGCTAAAATAGCCAAAATTCTTCAGGATGCTGGTTATGATGCTTTAGATGCAGACAATGGCACTTATGAATCATGGTATTTTGCACACCCACCAGTATATATGCCAAAAGCATGTAACTTGGCAGATGCTCAATATATAAAGCAATTTGTTGATATTCCTGTTATCTGTGCCGGTAAAATGGATGATCCAGAAATAGGCAGCGAAGCTGTTGCGAGTGGGAGTATTGATGCTATTTCTGTTGGCCGAGCACTCCTTGCTGACCCTGAATGGCCAAACAAAGTACAAACTGAAAACTTTGATGATATCAGACCTTGCATCGGATGTCATGCCGGATGTTTGGAGCGGTTTTTTGCCGGCAAAAATACTTCATGTGCAATTAATCCACAAGTTGGCATGGAAAAAAAATATGAAATTAAACCCGCTGATGTTAAAAAAAATATTATGGTCATCGGTGGCGGTATAAGCGGTATGGAAGCCGCAAGAATTAGCGCCCTTAGAGGGCATAAAGTAGATTTATATGAACGTACAAACAGCCTTGGCGGTGTTTTCATCCCGGCTTCTTCTATGAGTTTTAAAGAAGAAGATAAAAAATTAATTCAATGGTATGTGAAACAACTTAAAGATACTGGCGTAACCATTCATATGAATACCGAAGTAAATGAAAACATTATAAAAGCTGCTAAACCAAATTCTATTTTTGTCGCAACTGGTTCTACGGCAAGAAAGCTAAACATAAATAGCGCAAGTTCAGAAAAAGTTATAACCGCAGTGGAAGCATTATTGGAAACTAAACCAATCGGTGATAAAGTGGTCGTTATCGGCGGAGGGCTTACTGGTGTTGAAATCGGGTATAGCCTAACAAAAGATAAAGGAAAACATGTAGAAATACTTGAAATGCTGCCTGACATTTTACAAGTACAGGATCTAAACGCTGCCAATAAAACGATGCTTCAAAATCTTGTATTATCTCATAACATTGGCGTTCATACTAATGCCAAAGTTACCGCAATCACATCGAAAGGCGTGCAATTTGAAGAAAACGGAGCCACTGTGGAATTAGATGCCGACACAATTATTACAAGTATTGGCTATATCAGCGATAAATCACTCTATGAAGCAATCCATGATTGTGGTGCAGAAGTGTATTTAATTGGAGATGCATCAAAAGTATCTAATCTAATGGGCGCTATTTGGGATGCCTATGAAATTGCTATGGCAATTTAA
- a CDS encoding lantibiotic protection ABC transporter ATP-binding protein, producing the protein MSEYILKTNHVSKKFKQTDAIKDLSMSVRKNSVYGLLGPNGAGKSTFLKMVTGIIRPTSGEIIFNNHPWTRKDLLNIGSLIESPPLYENLTAFENLKVRALLLGISTDRCHQVLQQMDLMATNNKKVANFSLGMKQRLGIALALLNNPQLLVLDEPTNGLDPFGIEELRVMIKNFAASGIAVIISSHILSEIQQVADDIGIIYNGSLLYQDKIDAHKNLEQLFMDIIRKERAS; encoded by the coding sequence ATGTCGGAGTACATCCTAAAAACAAATCATGTTTCTAAAAAATTTAAACAGACCGATGCCATAAAAGATTTATCGATGTCGGTTAGAAAAAATTCGGTCTACGGTTTATTAGGACCTAACGGTGCTGGTAAATCGACATTTTTGAAGATGGTTACCGGCATTATCCGACCCACTTCAGGCGAAATAATATTCAATAATCATCCTTGGACTCGAAAAGATTTATTAAATATCGGTTCCTTAATCGAATCACCGCCACTGTATGAGAATTTAACGGCATTTGAAAATTTAAAAGTACGTGCGCTGCTGCTGGGGATTTCCACAGATAGATGTCACCAAGTTTTACAACAAATGGACTTAATGGCTACTAACAATAAAAAGGTAGCCAATTTTTCGTTGGGCATGAAACAGCGCTTAGGCATCGCCTTGGCGTTACTGAACAACCCCCAATTATTAGTTTTAGATGAACCAACAAACGGGTTAGACCCTTTTGGAATTGAAGAATTACGGGTCATGATTAAAAACTTTGCCGCATCAGGGATCGCGGTTATTATCTCCAGTCATATTTTAAGCGAAATCCAACAAGTTGCCGACGACATCGGGATTATCTACAATGGCTCACTTCTATATCAAGATAAAATTGACGCCCATAAAAACCTCGAACAATTATTTATGGATATCATCAGAAAGGAGCGTGCTTCCTGA
- a CDS encoding lantibiotic immunity ABC transporter MutE/EpiE family permease subunit produces the protein MLQAYLNAENLKFKHSLFRKLILFIPAALILISLVFIFVGIGLGGFSSAMVCNWCMPIGSLSVMFLCHLVNNKDQKHGYRTLYSLPIDLKQIFIAKTILIALNLLIISLLLSFITVIAESIVSGLFIALSHSDYYLLGYGLLWLSLLWQIPFCLFLDQKVGFVAAVIINLFASAFGGLFFSLTPLFWFFPYSWPARFMVTLFGVLPNGLLVNGGSRLILNPGASALLVLISLLTSLLLTVLFSRWYRKQVYRK, from the coding sequence ATGTTACAAGCCTATTTAAACGCAGAAAACTTAAAATTTAAACACTCCTTATTTAGAAAACTGATACTATTTATTCCCGCTGCTTTAATTTTAATCTCGTTGGTATTTATTTTTGTCGGGATTGGGTTAGGTGGTTTTTCAAGCGCAATGGTTTGCAATTGGTGTATGCCGATTGGATCTTTATCCGTTATGTTTTTATGTCATTTAGTGAATAATAAAGATCAAAAACACGGCTACCGAACGCTTTATAGCTTACCGATCGACTTAAAGCAGATCTTTATTGCAAAAACCATCTTGATCGCACTGAATCTTTTGATCATCTCATTATTACTGTCATTTATCACAGTTATCGCCGAATCCATCGTATCCGGTCTTTTTATTGCGCTAAGCCATAGCGACTATTATCTTTTAGGTTATGGCTTGTTGTGGCTCTCATTATTATGGCAGATCCCCTTCTGTTTGTTTTTGGATCAAAAAGTGGGATTTGTTGCTGCTGTGATCATCAATTTATTCGCCAGCGCATTCGGCGGTTTGTTTTTTTCCTTAACCCCTTTGTTTTGGTTTTTCCCTTATAGCTGGCCGGCTCGGTTTATGGTGACATTATTTGGCGTTTTACCCAACGGATTATTGGTCAATGGCGGTTCTCGATTGATTTTAAATCCCGGCGCAAGTGCATTACTGGTATTAATAAGCTTACTTACCTCATTGCTTCTGACGGTTTTATTTTCCCGCTGGTACCGAAAGCAGGTGTATCGCAAATGA
- a CDS encoding lantibiotic immunity ABC transporter MutG family permease subunit, protein MTILREFFSNFTKIKRTPVILLHLLPPIVITTLFFVYYASGGYHLISDVRLFFVILQIGYPIFVSIVVPILINLDRHNGIQNALGLVPSRSSVYLGKWLFLMFLSAINMILYEVCFYVGVNFFPGINMPPFGASLVIFGVFLFSNLFLYLLHILIAFRFGSSLSVLTGISGTILAGYFENAIGDKIWPFIPWEWGVRFLENYFNFSNVPVFPGIIALMIMTSFILIVSLLWFSHWEGNVIQE, encoded by the coding sequence ATGACGATTTTAAGGGAGTTTTTTTCCAACTTTACCAAGATCAAACGTACGCCTGTTATTTTACTCCATTTGTTACCGCCGATCGTGATCACAACATTATTTTTCGTTTATTATGCTTCTGGCGGGTACCATCTTATTTCCGATGTGCGCTTGTTTTTCGTAATTCTACAAATTGGTTATCCGATTTTTGTTAGTATTGTTGTCCCTATTTTAATCAATTTAGATCGACATAACGGGATTCAAAATGCACTCGGTTTAGTCCCCTCGCGAAGTAGCGTATATCTGGGAAAATGGTTATTTTTAATGTTTCTTTCGGCGATCAATATGATACTATATGAAGTGTGTTTCTATGTTGGGGTCAATTTTTTTCCAGGCATCAATATGCCCCCCTTCGGTGCGTCGCTGGTCATCTTTGGTGTTTTTTTATTTAGCAACTTATTTTTATATTTATTACACATACTGATTGCTTTTCGATTTGGTTCAAGTCTTTCGGTTTTGACCGGGATATCCGGCACCATTTTAGCCGGTTACTTCGAAAATGCGATTGGTGATAAAATTTGGCCCTTCATTCCCTGGGAGTGGGGTGTTCGGTTTTTGGAGAATTATTTTAACTTTTCAAATGTCCCTGTTTTTCCCGGAATTATTGCCCTGATGATAATGACTTCGTTTATTCTGATTGTATCGCTATTATGGTTTAGTCACTGGGAAGGCAACGTGATCCAAGAATAA
- a CDS encoding response regulator transcription factor produces the protein MSKLLVVDDDLEMLSLVRAALEKDGHQIDTEADAAIVQPARCQLYDLLLLDVMMPNEDGFSLCRRIRAEVDCPILFLTAKAEDAALVQGFGLGADDYIKKPFSLAELRARVNAHLRREVRQPTHTLSRGGVRFDMQAKVAIAGEHPLPFTKGEYAICEYLALHAGQVFTKEQLYEAVFGFDAEGDPSAVAEHIKNIRAKLKSDDINPIKTVWGVGYKWQKNNVL, from the coding sequence ATGTCGAAATTGTTAGTGGTCGATGATGACCTTGAGATGCTGTCGCTGGTGCGCGCCGCCTTAGAAAAAGACGGCCACCAGATCGACACCGAAGCGGATGCCGCTATCGTACAGCCCGCTCGGTGTCAGTTGTACGATCTTTTGCTACTCGATGTGATGATGCCCAACGAAGATGGCTTTTCCCTTTGTCGCCGAATTCGGGCTGAGGTGGATTGTCCGATTCTCTTTTTAACCGCCAAGGCGGAAGACGCCGCTCTGGTCCAGGGCTTTGGTCTGGGCGCCGATGATTACATTAAAAAACCCTTCAGTCTTGCGGAACTGCGCGCACGGGTAAACGCCCATCTGCGGCGGGAGGTCCGTCAGCCGACCCACACCCTGAGCCGCGGCGGTGTACGCTTTGACATGCAGGCCAAAGTGGCCATCGCCGGCGAACACCCCTTGCCCTTTACCAAGGGCGAATATGCAATCTGTGAGTATCTGGCTCTGCATGCCGGTCAAGTCTTTACCAAAGAACAATTATATGAAGCAGTTTTTGGTTTTGATGCCGAGGGCGACCCGTCGGCTGTTGCGGAGCACATCAAAAATATCCGCGCCAAGCTAAAAAGCGACGACATCAACCCCATCAAAACTGTTTGGGGGGTGGGCTACAAATGGCAAAAAAACAACGTTCTATAA
- a CDS encoding sensor histidine kinase: MAKKQRSISLSLVLLRFAIVMLGSMVFCCLLWYLCFWRLENADVICQSFVAYQQVEQMLAGEPKTFISPGDNFIAEYALFDQNGNVLESNVTAKKLEDLTEFLSVATPNLNVLRYPYADGSTVIFHWYYRAEFVDPLLRGMLPPFEYLWMATLGIVWVFCLLFNTLWLRRFLAAKLKLFGEVSAKIGAQELDFTIPHAGIREYDQALDAMEHMREALYQSLSDQWATQQKREAEIAALAHDLKTPLTLVGGNAELLLDEELPERSRKMVATIVASNDRAKHYLVSLLETSAGADESFKDTSLPTMFNELCQRTMTIAETRRICLHTQNELLGAANIQKDHLLRALANVIQNAIEHTPAGKNVYLEGRMADNGWQITVCDEGPGFSKAALHHATERLWRDDPARGVDGHNGLGLWFAAQVVKTHAGQLELQNCDSGGVVTIKFC, from the coding sequence ATGGCAAAAAAACAACGTTCTATAAGCCTTTCCTTGGTACTTTTACGCTTTGCCATCGTAATGCTTGGCAGTATGGTTTTTTGTTGTCTGCTCTGGTATCTCTGCTTTTGGCGGCTTGAAAACGCCGATGTTATTTGCCAGAGCTTTGTCGCCTACCAACAGGTCGAGCAAATGCTGGCTGGGGAACCAAAAACCTTTATTTCTCCAGGTGATAATTTCATCGCTGAATACGCTTTGTTTGACCAAAATGGCAACGTGTTAGAAAGCAACGTAACAGCAAAAAAACTGGAAGACCTGACTGAGTTTTTATCGGTCGCTACCCCCAACCTCAATGTTTTACGATACCCCTATGCGGATGGCAGCACCGTCATCTTTCACTGGTATTACCGAGCCGAGTTTGTTGACCCGCTGTTGCGCGGCATGTTGCCCCCCTTTGAATACCTATGGATGGCAACACTTGGGATCGTCTGGGTGTTTTGTCTGTTGTTTAACACCTTGTGGCTGCGTCGGTTCCTCGCCGCCAAACTAAAACTATTTGGCGAAGTGAGCGCAAAAATCGGCGCACAAGAGCTGGATTTCACAATTCCCCACGCCGGCATCCGGGAGTACGACCAGGCGCTCGATGCGATGGAACATATGCGGGAGGCGTTATACCAGTCCCTGTCTGACCAATGGGCGACCCAACAAAAACGCGAGGCGGAAATAGCCGCACTCGCGCATGATTTAAAAACCCCGCTCACCTTGGTGGGCGGTAATGCCGAACTTTTGCTGGATGAAGAACTGCCTGAGCGCAGCCGTAAAATGGTGGCCACGATTGTGGCCAGCAACGACCGGGCCAAACACTATCTCGTCAGCTTGCTGGAAACCTCTGCCGGTGCCGATGAAAGCTTTAAAGACACCAGTCTACCCACCATGTTTAACGAACTTTGTCAACGTACAATGACGATCGCCGAAACCAGGCGGATTTGCCTGCACACCCAAAATGAACTGCTCGGTGCTGCAAACATTCAGAAAGACCATTTACTTCGCGCCCTCGCGAATGTGATACAAAATGCTATCGAGCATACCCCGGCGGGTAAAAACGTCTATTTGGAAGGCCGCATGGCCGATAACGGCTGGCAAATTACGGTGTGCGATGAAGGTCCCGGTTTTAGCAAAGCAGCCTTACACCATGCCACCGAGCGCCTCTGGCGTGATGATCCCGCACGTGGCGTTGATGGACACAATGGCCTGGGTTTGTGGTTTGCCGCCCAAGTCGTTAAAACCCACGCCGGACAACTGGAACTGCAAAACTGCGATTCTGGTGGGGTGGTTACAATCAAATTTTGCTAA
- a CDS encoding IS3 family transposase (programmed frameshift) yields the protein MTKRPRRSFTDEFKNQMVQLYLNGKPRSEIVKEYDLTASSLDKWIKQHQSSGSFKENDNRTDEENELIRLRKENQRLLMENDIFKAGSADHRTKVEVIRANQDRYSVSAMCRVLNIPKSTYYYISKKTNGVDPIIADVIEIFKMSRKNYGTRKIKHQLEVKGIVASRRRIGRIMRENGLVSNYTVAQYKVHKQPVNQDPVPNEVNREFNGRAPLEVAVSDLTYVRVGGKWNYVCLIVDLYNREIIGYSAGPNKTAQLVYEAFARIRYRLDQISIFHTDRGSEFKNNVIDGVIETFNIKRSLSNKGCPYDNAVAESAFKVFKTEFANQYAFDRLDYLKLMLSDYVNWYNNIRIHSSLGYLTPDAYRKLAHKKSV from the exons ATGACCAAAAGACCAAGACGAAGTTTTACCGATGAATTCAAAAACCAGATGGTGCAGTTGTACCTTAACGGAAAACCCCGAAGTGAAATTGTTAAAGAATATGATTTGACGGCATCGTCACTTGATAAATGGATCAAACAACATCAGTCTTCAGGCTCGTTCAAAGAAAATGACAACCGCACTGATGAAGAAAATGAACTGATCCGCTTGAGAAAAGAAAACCAACGTTTATTAATGGAAAACGACATTT TTAAAGCAGGCAGCGCTGATCATAGGACGAAAGTAGAGGTTATTCGAGCCAATCAAGACCGCTACTCGGTATCAGCAATGTGCAGAGTCCTGAATATCCCCAAAAGTACCTATTACTACATTTCAAAAAAGACGAATGGAGTCGATCCGATTATCGCGGATGTGATTGAAATTTTCAAAATGAGCCGCAAGAATTACGGAACCCGCAAAATCAAACATCAACTTGAAGTCAAAGGGATTGTTGCTTCCCGAAGACGGATTGGTCGCATTATGCGGGAGAATGGCCTCGTTTCGAATTATACCGTCGCCCAATACAAAGTCCATAAACAACCAGTTAATCAGGATCCAGTCCCCAATGAAGTGAACCGGGAATTTAATGGACGGGCACCACTGGAAGTGGCGGTCAGTGATCTGACTTATGTTCGGGTTGGTGGAAAATGGAACTATGTTTGCCTGATCGTTGATCTTTACAATCGGGAAATTATCGGATACAGCGCCGGGCCAAACAAAACCGCACAGCTGGTTTATGAAGCTTTTGCCAGGATCAGATACCGGTTGGATCAGATTTCAATTTTCCATACTGACCGGGGAAGTGAATTTAAAAATAATGTGATTGACGGTGTTATTGAAACCTTTAATATCAAACGTTCCTTGAGCAACAAAGGCTGCCCTTATGACAATGCTGTTGCTGAAAGCGCTTTTAAAGTCTTCAAGACAGAATTCGCTAACCAATACGCATTTGACAGATTGGATTATTTAAAGCTCATGCTTTCTGATTATGTCAACTGGTACAACAACATTCGAATACACTCGTCATTGGGGTATCTCACACCAGATGCCTATCGGAAATTAGCCCACAAAAAATCTGTCTAA
- a CDS encoding GNAT family N-acetyltransferase, with protein sequence MALEIRKLIPDLAEDYVHFFDTTPHDNNVDDHKCYCVCWCNDDYEGKDFSTAEKRRKCAIQYVKGNNIQGYLAYSGDTVVGWCNANTKLDCLKCVSWRKFMNYVPIEKSDSGIKVKSIFCFVITPGMKRKGIATLLLERVCTDAKQDGFGLSTLF encoded by the coding sequence ATGGCTTTAGAGATACGCAAGTTGATACCAGATCTTGCAGAAGATTATGTACATTTTTTTGACACTACACCACATGATAATAATGTGGATGATCACAAATGTTACTGTGTGTGTTGGTGTAATGATGATTATGAGGGCAAAGACTTTTCCACAGCAGAGAAAAGAAGAAAATGTGCCATACAATATGTTAAAGGCAATAATATTCAAGGTTATCTTGCTTATAGTGGTGATACGGTGGTTGGATGGTGCAATGCGAATACTAAATTAGATTGTTTAAAATGTGTTAGTTGGCGGAAATTTATGAATTATGTACCGATAGAGAAATCTGACTCGGGCATAAAGGTGAAATCCATATTTTGTTTTGTAATTACTCCGGGGATGAAAAGAAAAGGTATAGCGACGCTTTTATTGGAGCGGGTATGTACGGATGCGAAACAGGATGGATTTGGATTGTCAACACTTTTTTAG